In Oryza sativa Japonica Group chromosome 1, ASM3414082v1, the genomic stretch ggtcaTGTACTGAGTGAAAGAATTTAGAGAGTTAGATGAACCCTCCGCTCGTTGCTTCGGGAATTTCTTTGTGTACCCTTTGTAAATACCCCGGGATGCTCAGGAAAACAAAATGTAATAAACCAAACATTGGCTTGGCAAAGTCATTTGATCCCCTTGGAAGTAATATAAAGGGTTTATGACTGCAAAACTCATCATACACTCTGAATTCGTCGAATGGAAACTTGATTGCTTGATAGCATGAATAGAGATGGGCATAACTGGAAAAGTTCAATTTACAGGGATTATTTCATCCATGACATGATGACAATGAGCTTAAGCTTCATTAATCAGGACACAAGCTTGTTGGGCATTTTTAAGCCTCAGGCAGAAGCAAGAAACTGAATCCGGCAAAACTTGTTTGGCACATAAATATGCAGATATATTAGGTCGCCTGTTTTTAACATATAAAACATTGAATCTAATAAAATGTTGGCACCTCCCGGCATTGTCAAGCAAGAACATTGATTGTCTTAGAGTATTTATGCCAACTAGTTTGTACACATGAAAAATGAATTATGGAAAATTTTAGCTCAGGAACAAGAATTCATGCAAGGCCATGAGAAATGAATAGCTGAGCCCACCTGAAAAGCTATATGCTCTTTCATATCTAGGACACTGAGAGTAAGTCCATATGAACAAACATCACACATTCTTTAATAATATTACTTTACATGGTATTCTACATATACATTGGTTGAGTACAAACACAGATTCAGTATGACAAACCTCCATTGTACATAAGACAAAATACACTATAGTGTTCATCGCTCGACAAGATTAGGACACGCTTGGCCTGATAACCAGGGTACCAGACATCAATAGTACCAGGTCTGCATCAATTTCAATAGCCATACATTGATTTCACAGCTACTACTATCTAGCAGTGAACATGCCATGAAACAAACCTCCAGGCATCAATGTTCAGAGCTAGCATAGCATAGAAGTGCCTGCGCAATACATGAATATGTTCCATACCTGACCCACAAAAGTTCAGATCCAGCCACTATATATGGGCTGCTAGTTCACCTGtagttagaaaaattttagttgCGCGATAGGATGATGCCTCACGTGGCACAAAGAAACCTCATGCAGCAGGAAAAGAAGAACAGGGAAAACTAAGACATCGACTCAAAATTTGTATTTACCGAATCAAGCAGCTATCTGAACCATCCAAAAGGTTTAACAATGGTTGAATGTAGGTCGACATAGTGAAATTTTACATGGTGTGTTAAGTGTATCTTAAGCAATTGGTTGAACGTTCACTCCGCTCTAGCAGACCTACATTACATATGGTTGAATATAGCTAGGTCGACATAGTGAAATTTTACAAAATGCCTGAATGTAAGGTTTAACAATGAATAAGAAGATTCGGAAAATTAATCTCCATTGTTGTGGACTTGGGAATCACTAAAGTAAGTAGTTGTGCAATTTTTCAAAATTCCAATTGCTTAGTTGAAATATCAATCCTCTCCATTTTCATTATATAGTGGTTGACAAGATTTGCAAGTGATTGACAGGTGGGCCTACTTCCCAtccttgatttttcttttctatgtTCCAAACATGCGTTTCCTATATTTTCTATTCCTCTTTTTTGCCATTATATCCTAATTTTACACATATGCCATTCTGTGTTTCTATAATTCCTGTGTTCCTAATTTTATAATTCATTTAGCTCTTAACCCTGACTTTGGAGGAATGAAATTTCAAGTTCCCAAGGTGTTGGGATGAAAAACAAAACTTGACTCGAGGAGATAATAGTAATCGTACTTACTGATTGGTTCCTGGTCGCCAATTTACTGTAACTTGCTGTGCTGCTCGTTAAGCTTCTTCTATTCTTATTGTTCTAAGCTTTCCAACCTCATCCTCTGAGCCGTTGCCAAGTCCACTAGTTGTGATCGCTTGCTCCCGGCCATCATCGACTACGTTTGCCACCTTCCTCCACGCCAATATTTTGATTTCCAAATCTTCCCTATGTTCTCCCCCTAGCTCATTCAACATGGACTCAGGATCTTCTAGTAATGCCTTTTTGGTGATAATTGGCTCACACAGCAACTTCGCAACCTACACCATACATCACTCAATATATAGGAACCATATCTACATTAATAAAAGCAAACATACAATATGAAAGAAGGCTGAAAATTAACCTTCTGGAGTACTTCAAGATCAAGCTTGGAATCAAGATAGACGGCACCAACAATGGCCTCAACAATATCAGCAAGCACCCTTGGACCCTCAATGGGGTCACCACTATATGGGCCTTCAACTGACTTGGTAAAACGGCTGACCTGCATCACAAATGCTATAGTCAGTAAGAGCATACGGCATACCAATCATCAAAGTGCACGGTACGGTTGGTCTGAATCTGTCCCCGATTGGGTTTTGTTTTATAAAACaaccatatttaaaaaaataaatagttttCACTTACAACTTTATGGACTTTGtggttgaaatttttttattatttctcatTTGAGATCATACCCAAATATTCGTTTGAATATATATTTagctgaaaaaataataaattgttTGATACTCCAGCTATCAGCTATGAGTGTGAGGTGGGATTGTGCTAGTCTGCTACACTTAGGTAAAATAGATGACTTGGGTAAAATTCTTTTTCAGGCGGTGGCTAAACGCGTGCGAAAATGGCTTTCCACCGCCTGTaaattaaaacatttttttagcgGTAAACGAAGGTGGTCGGTATTCAGTTGTTCCATAATAATACCTTAGTTCACCTTTGTATATAGTACTACTCCTTTGAGTTGCTAAGTTTAGTTACATCCCAAAGTCGAATATTATTGATCGGAGCGAGTTTGCATCTCATGCAAAGAGTTGTTAACTGGCCAAATAAAATTATGGATCGATCTACAACATATTATTTTGAGCTTATGATTAATGTTTATTTAAGCATATCAAATGCTTAGCACACAATATGAGTATCCAATTACGATTTGTTTGGCAAGAGAAGGGACGAGGAATGAGAGTCTTAAGGAGGGAGTTGATGGTGGGATTGGTTATGGGAGTTACATTTTTAGTCCTCATCCGTTGTTTGGTTTCACATCGAATTCTCTCCAAGTCTCACGAATTAACAGGCCTCCCCCAGGTAAGAGATTGGTGGGAATTGGACCTCTTAATTCCCCATCCCAAACCCCCTGTAATTCCTAAGTCTTTCAACCAAACTACAGACTTAAATTTCTAGATATCATAAACTCCCATTCCCATCACAAAcaccctccaaccaaacaggtCATTAAAGCTTTCTTAATTTCAGGGTATTCATGGGGAAGGTTTTGAATGTATATATGAAATTTAAGATTATGAAGAGAAAACCTAAATCTTACATCCCGATGTGTCGTTAAAGGCTCTAACGATGATAACAGTGTGAATCTACCATCCCAACTTATCACATCGTAAATTTTGCAAATGAACTTAATAATAAAATACAATTATATccacatataaaattaaataaaagtgaaTATTAtccatagaaaaagaaaagatagatAACATGCACATTTTATAAACAACTAGGAAGAAGCCAGCGCATATGCACGTGCCTCTTATCTATTTTCTTATTATAACCCTGTAAAATAGCTCATGGACTTTCATTACAAATTATCTTGCTATAAGTggaggaaagaaaagagaacgGAGTtgacaagaaagaaaagagaacatAGTTGAATGTTCCGAACGACAAAAACACCTACAAAATTGCCTTGCTATAAGTGTTGGAAAAAGAGAAAGGACTTAAATCTTCCGAACGATAAAAATGCCTATTGGATTCAGTCATAAATCACTACCAGTACTGTTCCCTACTTCCCTCAAAATATAACGTGTATTAGCTTTTCAATGTCTTTAACATTATAGTTgacttattttttataatatgctATAGAAAAAGTGAATTTCACATCACATAAAAGTGCTTTCAGATATAAACATAATAATATGGAATACATGAtactaaacatatatattagtTTAGTCATTAGTCAAAACTTATGAATGCCGATTTTGCTAAAAGTACGGtgccttatatttattttgacaaATGGAgtacttattattattattattattattattattattattattattattattattattattattattattattattattattattattatcttgaAAGTTAGGCACCTTTTCATAGAGGAAATTGCAGTTATACCACCGAAATAAACCTAATACAAGATaatgtattaaaaaaatcatctttGCTCCAAACTTGGCAATATGTTTTCATGTATCATTTTGTCTAAATCTGTGTAGAAGTATTGTAAAAATACCACTCCTGCCTCTTAGCAGGATAATACtgttaaaatcaaacatgatcaTGCACCGTGAAACCCTGGTTCGAGCATTGACATGCTTCTTGAGACCCACACTCATGTGCCCACTTAAGCTCCTCGTAGGTACAGAACCCATTAGGCCCCTTACATTGACTTGCTTCAATATTCTCACATGACGTGAAGTCCTAGTTCTCCTacgaaaaccatctttcgtggcgGCTATTTTAGGTTTTCGCTAGCGGAATTTGGAGCCGCCACAAAACAAAGGGCAGTGAATATCAATATCCTCGCTGGCAGTCGTCTTAAGCCAGCCGCCAGCAAAGATccatttttgctggcggctgtattacaaacacggatgacgtacagAGTATTggcaaaaacattttcaatttttataatagtagagatatatatattaagTGTTAATTAGCTAGAAAATATGAGAAGTTAGTTAGAAAATATGAGAGATTACGGACGGTGGAGGGAGTACAGAGTATGTACTACGCACATCTATTGATGGCCATAAGGCCTGAGGCCcaacggcccggcccaagcactaCATGGCCCGAcagttgggccgtgcctggccGATGCCTTTGCATGGTGGGCTGGCCCGGTACTGCACGgtcgaagaagaaaaatagtagAAATATCCAAAATAGACTTAATCAGCCATATAAGACATGGTCCAAAGAGAAGAGGAATACAAAACAGACTTACTTCGGCCATATATAACACAGCCCAAAGAGTTGAGagagaaaatagacttattaagCACGATGGACTGTCGTGCCTTCGGGCTGGCCTGGCACGGCCCGAGTCATattgggccgtgcttgggccgtgAGTATAGCCCATTGGCTGGCACGGGACGGCCCGATGTGTAGGTCGGGCCGTGATGACCCGACTGACCTTGGCCCAGGGCCGGGCCGTTTGGTCATTGGCACAACCGCCGTGCGGGTGTGATACCGGATTTAATGGTTAAAATCATTGGGTCCATctatttaaaagaaaatcaatagttagttgtatttttttaatcataatTTATAGGATTTTCTTCAATATATTGGAGTGCCATGTGGTGATTTAGAAGTATTTGTAGAGTGTCACATGATATCTTGGAAGCGTTTGTAGTAAGTTTAATACAGtaaaattttagtatataataggtagtcctatatttttttatactttaATTAATCGATACTAGCAAAGTATGGAtccgcgagagagagagagtacagaGGAAAGCAGAGGAGAGGTTCGTGCGTACTTCGTGGTCTTGAGGGGCGCAGTTGTAGCGCCGGAGCAGCGGATAGAGGcgccggcggacggcgacgcggGCGAGCTTCTGGGTGGAGACGTTGGCGGAGCGGAGCACCGTGAGGTCCCCCTGGTCGAGGCCCGGGTCGTCCCGGTAGAAGATGGTGGCGAAGGCGAGGCCGAGCGCAGCGTCGCCGAGGAACTCGAGCCGCTGGTGCCTGGCCCGCCCGCCGGCCTCGTCCCTGGGGTGCACGCTGTGCGTCAGGGCGTCCTCCAGCAgcagcgcgccgccgtcgcggaaGCTGTACCCGCCCAGTGCACGCTCCacctccgcccgcgccgcgtCCCGGTCCGCCACGAACTCCGCGCCCGGCGccggatgctgctgctgctgcatcgtcGATCAGTTTCTGGGCGTTGCGACCGATCAAAGAAAGGATGGATAGATATGCATGGATCAAAGCTAGAGTTAGAGCTTTCGACCGATTGTTCGTATGTGGAGTACTGGAGTATATGAGGGGCTGGAATGTGGATTGATGGGCACTGCCACTAGCGTAGCTAGCCGGCGGGCGCCTTTCGGCAGCGACTTGTTTGCCCTTTGGATGGATAATACTGCACCCGGTGGTAGATCGTCCTTGTGTCGGCAGTGAGAGTGATATATATGCGACCACAGCTCGGAACACCACCAGTTCACCATGCATAATAGACTTCGGGACGAAGGCACTTGggcactatatatatactctctcatGCATTAAACGTATCTTGACTGTCAAAAATAAGTCTTACTCTGTCTCGTTTACGGTTATAGAATTATTATAGTAAAAGAAAATACTTTCTAACATGGATCCagcaatatttttttcatgacaTTATACACTACTATGGAGCCGGTCATTCATAACAAGTTATAACCCTTAATTATATGCGGGGGATGGACGCCTTGATCACAATGAGTGATCAGCGATATGAAAACCTCATCTATCGGATCCCCTTTCATCActgatgatttttatttctgaaGGGTGTTAGTTTTAATTGTGACCCGTCGCCGATGTGGAcaatgaggaaaaaaaatcagtttatACAACACGGCCCATCACCGATATAAAATACCCGTGAAAATAAAACCAAAAATATCGATGATGACAATGAAATCGCTTTGCCCCTCCGAAGCTCATCGCCGCTGTCATAGTCATTGTCCCCATCACCATCGTCGCCGCCTACCAAAACTGTGTGGATGGCTAGATCTGATGGTCTCCAACCTTCAGGAAGCCAGATCTGGCACCTCCGAAGTGGTAGCGACCAACCCTGACCCTAAGTGGATCTGGCCATCTTGCCCATGGGGGCTTCGATCTGAATGGCGAAGAGGAGGGCGAATGATAGTAAAGTTAGTGAAGATAACgcctgtcggtgacatgggaccgggagtatcatgactagaggcatgaggcagacacaatcgcccacgtggcctggcaccgtcagggggcgtcgggcccgagggtgatgtgttcgccctcctctttaccgggagtatcatgacttagagacttgaggcagacacgatcacccacgtggcctaactccctcgggggggggggggggggggcgggcccgagggtgatacggccgcccttctctttgtctccccaaggggtcgggccgctcccgtctcggccccgagggccgaagcgccccgaccccttgtgggttttgcgccacgtatatggggtaggtgagcatggcggggctcacctaaccacatttattgcagttttgacgagcgcgtcacgccgcatgtatcGCAGTATAgcacgctcgtttatccggtctgtgaccagtcacagaccggtcagatcatgggttaggtggcgacaggcggtctgacgcacgcctcgccccatcccgtcaggacgagagcctccaagcactcgtccctagctggagccggcgtgttagctcctggagatggcacgttggttccggtcaaaTATATgtcaggcttcatcctaaccattacaggcaagatattgtatgaagaagggcgaacatgcagattgttaaactgacacgtggtggacaagaatgaccgatttgtgaccggtctgacaatggtcaagtcatcagcagacagccatcttcccacgtcgcgcctgcctccggcggaagtggaggtaggtatgggccgtcccgtcagaaggtcattcggacggcggcgatgcaaatctccgtctgttaatgaagagaagtcaaattggaagaaagagagggggagatggtgcatgtggtatccccttaagatataaaaggaggaccttgcccacttagagaggggattggacttttccagattgggaacccagaacgagggtgtcacgaccggaaataacccaacgggcattccttacgtgcgtgcattaattcttgtcccaggaggcaaggtacaccaaaagttgatacaaatcagagtttaacaagcggaagcgtaaatagttaacttattacatgggcagcgaaggcccagcacacacaaagacaaacgagaaacagcggaagactagggcgacgaccacagacgcttgacggcaggcacgagctagacaccgaagccttcatctccaaggagctcctcttctgggctttggaaaaattgagcaagactgagtacaaccaccgtactcaacaagacacacccacaaatgcagaataaatgcaagggagtacaagggaattataatgtaagggttagggttgcagtaaacagcatttaaagacatttagttgctcaaagctattttgtaaacacgatcctagaactaaacaatattattaatcaaggccgtgaacccacacgaacctgccttaacccaaggcctacgatgattcagaccgaactggcaacccgaccctgggtcccagctcgtcctaagcca encodes the following:
- the LOC4325844 gene encoding ribonuclease 3-like protein 1, producing the protein MQQQQHPAPGAEFVADRDAARAEVERALGGYSFRDGGALLLEDALTHSVHPRDEAGGRARHQRLEFLGDAALGLAFATIFYRDDPGLDQGDLTVLRSANVSTQKLARVAVRRRLYPLLRRYNCAPQDHEVSRFTKSVEGPYSGDPIEGPRVLADIVEAIVGAVYLDSKLDLEVLQKVAKLLCEPIITKKALLEDPESMLNELGGEHREDLEIKILAWRKVANVVDDGREQAITTSGLGNGSEDEVGKLRTIRIEEA